CGAATGGGCCGAAAAGGATTTGACCGCGTTCGTCAAGCGCGACCGCAACCACCCTTGCGTCGCACTTTGGAGCATAGGCAACGAAGTCAACGACCAACGCTTTCCCGACGGCGGCGCGACGGCGAAATTCCTTGTAGACATCGTCCACCGCGTAGACCCCACGCGCCCCGTGACGGCGGGAATCAACAACATCAAAAGCGCGTTCGAAGTCAGCAAAATTCCGCAGGAGCTTGACGTTGTCGGGCTGAACTACCAGCCCTTCCTCTACGCAAAATATGCCAAGGAATATCCGAACATGATATTCCACGGAAGCGAAACCGCCTCCACAGTAAGCTCGCGCGGAAGCTACCACTTCCCCGTGAAGCGCGACAGCCAGCCATACCACGAAGACTATCAGGTTTCCTCATACGACACCGAAACGCCGCCGTGGGCGCAGATTCCCGACGAGGAATTCGCCGCCCTCGACGACAACCCGACGTTCTTCGGCGAATTCGTATGGACGGGCTACGACTACCTCGGCGAACCCACTCCCTATAACCCCGGAACGCCCGCCCGCAGCTCGTACTTCGGAATCATCGACCTTGCGGGCTTCAAGAAGGACCGCTTCTACGCCTATCAGGCTCGCTGGAACCCCGACGTAAAGGTGCTGCACGTCATGCCTCACTGGAACTGGGAGGACAGGCTCGGACAAAACGTGCCCGTCCACGTCTACACAAACTACCCGAAAGCCGAGCTTTTCGTAAACGGCAAAAGCATGGGAGTCAGGACGAAAAACCCCGAAACAAAAAATGTCATGGAAAGATACCGCATGATTTGGGACGATGTTTCCTATCAGGCGGGAGAAATCAGGGTTGTGGCGTACGGCGACGACGGCAAAGCCGCGGAGGAAAAGACCGTAAAGACCGCGGGCAGAGCCGCGACATTCAAGATGTCCGCCGACCGCGACACCCTTCTGCCCGACCCGAAGGAGCTGATTTTCGTCGAAATCGACATCGTAGACAAGGACGGCACGTTCTGCCCGCGCGCGGCGAATTTCATGTTCGTGAAAGTCGAGGGCGCGGGCAAACTGCGCGCGCTCTGCAACGGCGACGCCACAGACCAGACTGCGTTCTCGTCGAACTACATGAGGGCGTTCAACGGGAAACTGCTGGCGGTGGTAGAACCTACGGGAGAATCGGGCGACGTGAAAATCACGGCGTACGGGCACACGCTCGCGCCAAAGACGCTCACGCTAAAAATACAAAAGCCGATAGAAACAAAATAGCGGCAGCAGCCTGCAAAAACGGCGCAATCCATTTCGGACTGCGCCGTTTTTTGTAGCCTATTTCTGCGATTATTTTTGCGAATCGGAAACGAACTTTTCGAAGTTTTCAAAATAGAACTTCGAGCGGTAGTCGCCGTTGTCCGCACCCAATTTCAGGAGGAATTTAGCGCGGTCGGCGTCGGTTATGAAATTCGTGCCGTTAATGTATTTTGCGGCAAGCCAGCGATAGGCGCGCACTTTCTTTTTAAGCTCGGCAAGCCACTTTTCGGCAAGCTTTTCGTCGCGCGGAACGCCGATTCCCTTGTCGTAGACGTAGGCGAGAAATTCCGCAGCCTCGCTTCTGCCGCGCTCGGAAGATTCCTCCAACAGGGCGATTCCCTGTTTGGCGTCCTTTTCGCAACCCGCGCCCACGACGAGCGAAAGCCCGCGGCGGTACAAGCCCCACGGCGAATGCGGCGCGTACTTTGCGTGCTCGTCGAGAAATTCGTTCGCCTTTTTCCAGTCGCGGAGTTTCGGATTCTTCGTATAGAAATCGTAGAATTCGCGGAGAATCGAAAGCGACGGAAAGTTCTTGCGCGAAAATTCAAGCCAACGCAATTTGCGCTCTGGGTTGTACTCCAAGCCGCCCTTGTTGTAAAGATTGGCGATTGCAACGGCATTCTTCGCGCCAGTTGGATACGTTTGGGCGAGCATAAGCTCCTCGGCCTTTTTGCGCAATTTTGCGGCTTCGGCGGGGTCGGATGGTCGCCCGATTCCCTTTTCGGCGCAGTACGCAAGGGCTTCGAGGGCGGGAACTGTTTTGGTCGAATACGGGCGTTCGGCAGCCTTTTCGAAATACTCCAACGCCTTTGCTACGTCGCGCGCCGTTCCCCTGCCGTTCAAATGGCAAAGAGCCAAATCGAAGTAGGCGTCGCGCGGAACATACGATAATTCCTTTTTGCAATAGTCGAAATAGCGGCTGAGGTTTTCGAAATATTTTTTGTCGTCTTTCAACTTCCAATTATTCTTGTAGACTTCGGCAAGCTTTTTGAAAAACCTGCCGTCGAGAGCCGCCGCCTGTTCGTAAAGCTCGACCGCGCGGGCGAAGTCGGGCGCAAGCCCGTTCGTGCCGCGCAGATAAAGCCGCGCGGCGTTCGCCAACATTCTGCCCGTCTTTGCTCCTGCGATATAGCGTTCGACAAGCGGTTTCAGCGCATCGTCGGGAAGCTTCGGGGCATTCTTGAAAAATGCAAAATTCGGCACGCGATCCGATACATCGATTGAAGCCAAAAGTTTGTCTGCTTTGTCGGGGTCGGCTTTCGTGCCGATTCCGTTTCGGTAGCAATAGGCGAGCCAGAATTGCCCCAGATTGTCGTAGGCGTAATTATTTTTAATGATATTAAAAGCCTTTTCGGGATTCTTTTCGCCGTCCTCGCCGCTCATTAACGAAAACGTATATTCATAATCCAGCTCAATGTTTACCTTTTTATTTTTTGCTTTTTTGGTATCGAGGAATTCACCCGAAGAATTGAAATTGTCCTTGCGCCAAGAGTAGAAAGATTTTGCAAGCTCGAGAATCTTGACCTCGCGCCCCGCTTCTGGATAATCCGACAATACCTGATATTTGTCATAGGCACTGTCTGCAATTCCCGCAAGGTTGCACAAATCAAGAAACTTCCCGTAGACTTCCGACTTCTCGCCGAAAAGCAATGAAATTTGGGATTTAGCATTGGAATATATATAAGAATTAGGATAGGGCTTGAGGGAATTTACGAGTTTTTCCATTTCGGAAAGCGCGACGGCTTTGTCGACCGCCATTCCTCTGCCCTCGTACTTGCAACAGGCGAGAGTAAGCTTCGCGTATTCGCCGCCGAACTGCGCCGATTCTTTGAACGATTCCACTGCGCTGCTCCAGTCGCCGTTTTCGGCTTGATAACACGCCTTCAAATTCTCGGCTGCAGCCCTGTCTTTGAGAGAATCACAAAACTCGAGTGCGTCGAAATAGCCGAACCAGCTGAGCAAATGCTTGGCTGCGTCCTTGTTCCCCAACTCTGCGGAGGTTCTCAAAAACTTTTGCATCTGCTTCGGGGGGATATAATAGTCGGAATAAGACCAAGTAACCCCTAACGCAAGATTTCGATAAAAATCGGCCCTTTCGGTAATCATAAGCCTGTTCAGCAGCGACTGGGCAAGTTTTTCGTCTTTCGGGAAACCGTCGGTTCCCAGAATTAGCCGCTTTGCAATCTGTCTCAAATTCCACTGATTCTGAATCTTCGGAAGGAATTTTTTCAACGCCTGCGAAAGTTTTTCCGAATCTCCGATTTTTGCATAATAACAAATCAACATTACGGTGGTAGTGGAATCGGAAACCTCGGTGTCAACGGGTGCAATTTCCTCCATCAATTTAACCGCCTTGGCACGGTTGGGGCTACTGAAAAAGCTGTCGGGGATGGTATCTCTGTAGACATTTTGGTTTCCGTATAACCAGTACGAAAGAAGGGATTGTTTTTCGTACAAGTTAAGTTTCCCCATTTCGTAAAGCTTTTCGAGCTGCTCGGCGGCAAGCTCTTTCATTCCGAAATTGTCGAAAGCACTTCTCAATTCGCTCGCCCTTCTGTCGGGCGGAAGGGTATCGAGGACTTTTTTCGCAGTTTCAAATTCCTTTGCATATTGCGCATCGTTCATAGTCAGAACATACATCCGCGTAGCCGCGAACGCGTCGAGTTCGTCGGCGAATTTCGAAAGAAACCCGATTAGCCGTTTTTTTGAAATGCCCTCTACTCCCATATTTTTGAGCGTAGAGTAATCAGACACCGCATTCCACGGTTGAAATTCCCGATTCCAATATCCGTCCGAATTCCAGATTTCCTTTGCGATATCCTCCCTGTTTATTTTGCAAAGCCGCGATATGGCACTTCCGAAAACATACCGATTGTCTTTCGTAAGAACCGAATAGGTCTCGGCATCGAGTTCGGGATAAATTTCGTCGGGCGAAGCAAACACAACTTTTGCGAAGTCGGGATTTGCGACTTTCTCGAACTGTTCCCTGTCGCCATCCAGAAAATAGATGTTGGCGAGCCTCTCGCGGGCGTACGAGCTTTTTTCGCTCTTCGACTTCAAGTCGGCAACGAGTTCGTCGAGCTTTTTTCGCGCCGCGGCGTCGGTCTTTGCGAGTTCCACAAGCGGCGAAACGTAGCCGAATTTTTCGTAAGCCGCCGACGCCGCTTTGAGTTTGTCCGAACCGAACATTGCCGAATAGTCGGCGTCCGCTCCGAAAAGCGGCGAGATTAAAAACAATAATGCGGGGTATAACATCGCTCTTTTCATACGGACGAGTTTAAACCTGCCGTTCAAAGTGTAAAGCAAAAAAAACGGCGTCCCGCTATGGAACGCCGCTTCGAAAAAATGCGCTGTCTGCTATCTTCCGCGTATGATGTGCGAAAGCCTTATCGCCGATTCCGCGCGGTTTAGAATATACAAGTGTATGCCCGCAACTTTGCGCTCTTTAAGCTCGGCAATCTGCTCTTTCGCCCAGTCCAAGCCTACCTGCGCCCCGCCGTCTTCGGGCGCGGCGCGGAGGCGTTCCACGAGCGCGTCGGGAATTTGCGTGGAGCACATCGACTTGAAGTTCATCACCTGTTTGAGCGACAGCGCGGGGAGAATGCCCGCAATCACGGGCTTGTCGATTCCCGCCGCGCGGCACTTGTCCACGAAGTTGAAGAAATGCGAGTTTTCGAAAAACATCTGCGTTATGACGAAGTCCGCGCCCGCGTCGATTTTGCGTTTGAGGTTGTCGATGTCGGCGTCGAGCGAAGCCGCTTCGGGGTGCTTTTCGGGATAGCCCGCGCAGCCGATTCCGAAGTGCGGGTGGCGCAACTTCACGAACTCCACAAGCTCGTTCGCATGCTTGAAGCCGTCGGGGTGCGGCACGAACGCCGTTTCGCCCTTCGGAGGGTCGCCGCGCAACGCCATGACATTGCGGAAGCCCGACTTTTCGAAGCGGTCGAGTATGGCGGCGATTTCGTCTTTCGAATGCCCGAGGCATGTGAGGTGCGGCATGATTTCGAAGCCGAAAATGTCGCGCAAAAGCTCGCCGTAGTCGAGCGTGCGCTCGCGCGTGGAGCCGCCCGCGCCGTATGTAATAGACGCATAGTCGGGCGAAAGCTCCTGCAATTTTTTAGCCGTGCGCAGAATCTGGCGCGCGCCCTCCTCGGTTTTCGGCGGGAAAAATTCGACCGAAAACACGGTCCTGCCGTTCGCGAATTTGTCTTTTATATTTCGATTGTTTTCCATGCAAAAATTTCTCCGTATCTTATTTTAATATTCTGTCCACCCTGCGCGGAATGGCGACCATGGTTTCCCACGGAATGCGGCTCGTCCAGCGGCTGTAATCGGCGAGGGAAATTTCCGCGCCGTTCTGCTCGCCGATGAACGAGACTTCGTCGCCGACGTGCGCGTCGACGCCGCTTACGTCGATGTACATTTCGTCGAGACCCACGCAGTCCAAAATCTTGCAGCGTTTGCCGCCCACGAGCACGCGGGCGTCGGAATTGAAGCCCGCGGGGACGCCGTCGGCGTAGCCCGCGCAGACCGAGGCTATTTTCTTTCCGCCGCGCTCGCCCACAGCCAAAATCCGCGCCTTGAACGCGAGCACGGAGCGCAGCCCCAAAGACTCGAAACCGCCGCCGTCGTCGAACGGATTTATGCCGTACTGCACAAGCCCCATGCGGACGGCGTTCAGCGGCGGCTCAATCGGAATATAGCTAAGCCCCGCGCTGTTGTGGATATGCAAAAGCATGTCGGGCGAGCCGTATTTGCACACGACTTTCCTGAAAATTTCGACCTGCCCGAACGTGTAGTCTCTGTCGGTGTCCGCGCTCGAAAGGTGCGAGAATATGCCGTTGATTTTCAGGTGCGGCAGCGAGAGGATTTTCGGAAAAACCTCGTCCGCCTTTTCGTGCCAGACGCCCGCGCGACCCATGCCAGTGTCGAGCTTGATGTGCGCACCGAGGATTTTCCCGCGCTTTGCGGCGAGTTCGTCGAACGCCTGCGCCTCGGCGTACGACGAAACCGCGGGCGTTGCGCCGTAGTCGAAAACCAGCGGGCGCTCCTCTTTGAGAATCGGGCTGAGCACCAGAACCTGCCTGTCTGAGACGACCTCGCGCACGCGCGACGCCTCGTAGAGGTTCGCCACCGCGAACAAGTCAGCCCCGCCGCGCAGAAAGCGGACAAGCGCCTGCGGCATGCAGTGCCCGTAGGCGTCCGCCTTCACGACCGCGACGTATTTCACGCCCTTCGGCAGCGAATTTTTAATGCTCCTGACGTTCGATTCGAGCCTGTCGAAATCGACCTCAATCCACGACCTCAAAATATGCTTGTTCACGATTTTATCAGCGACCATTTTTTTACAATTCTCCCGCGTGTCAAATTCAAATGCCCAAAAAACTTGACCGCCGCCCGTCCGACGCCGATTATCGTCCCATGTTCGAACGCATTTTTGAGATTTTCCGCCGAAACGAAACGCCAGCCGCCCGCATCGGCAGGCTGGGCGAAAACGCCGCCGCAAAATTTCTGGCGGGCGAGGGAATGAAAATCGTCGCCCGAAATTTCAGAAGCGGGCACGGCGAAATCGACATCGTGGCGCGGGACGCCGGCTGCCTCGTGTTCGTGGAGGTCAAGACGCGCTCCGAAAACGCGGTTGTTGACGGATACTACGCGGCGGTGTCGAAAAAGAAGCTCGCCGTTTTGCGCAAATGCGCCCGCGCGTTCATGTCGCGCATGCCGAACAAGCCCGACAACTGGCGTTTCGACGCCGTGGAGGTGCGCCACGACCGCGACGGCAAACCCGTCTCCGTAAGGCATTTTCCGAACGTGGGCTAAGCAGGCGCGGCGGGTCGGCTTCCGCGCGATTTTCGCGCCGCGGAGAAAGCGTAATTTCAAAAAATCCACGCGCCGATTTCGTCGGGGTTGCGCGGCTTTATTTGTACGGAATGTCTTGGAGATTGTCGGACTCTCCGCCCGACAGCGCGGCGAGGACTTCGCCCGCAAGGTAAATCGAGCCTGTCGAAACAATGGTCTCGCCGCGCGAGACCGCCGCGCACGCGTTGCCCGCCCCGAAAACGTCGGAAACTTTCGCCTCTACAATCTCGACGGGGCATTCGCCGAGGCACTTTCTGAGCGCGGCAAAGCCCAATGCGCGGGGCTGGTCGGGAACGAGCAAAATTATTTTCCGCGCGTATTTTTTCACCACTTTGAGCAGCGGCACGGCGCGTTCCTCGCCCAAAACGCCCACCGCGATTACGGGACGCACAGACTTCGGCAGCGACGCCAAGTTGCTTTCGAGAGTCCGCGCCCCCTCCTCGTTGTGCGACGCGTCGAGAATCAGCTCCGCGCCGTTCGCGAGCGGAATTTTCTGCCAACGCGCCGCCCACGAAACGTCGAGCAGCGCGGAACGTGCGGCGGACTCCTCCAAGCGCGAGAATATTTGCGGCGCAACGCCCGCCGCCGCGCGTTCGCGCAAAACCCTTGCGCACAAAACGGCGGTCGCGGCGTTCCTGCGCTGGTAGTAGCCGTAGAGCGAAGTTTCGGGCAGGTCGGAATCGTTCGGGAAAAAGTCCTCCGCCTTGTAGAGCGGCGCGTGTTTTTCCGCCGCGACCTCCTCCGCAACCCGCATTGCCTCTGGCGGCAAAAATCCGCAAACGACGGGCACGCCCTCCTTTATTATCCCCGCCTTTTCCCGCGCGATTTCCGCCACGGTAGAGCCGAGCATTTGAATGTGGTCAAGCCCCACGGAGGTTATCACGGAGAGTTCGGGAAGAATGATGTTTGTGGAGTCGAGCCTGCCGCCCAAGCCGACTTCCACTACGGCGCAATCGACGTTTTTTTCGGAGAAATAAAGGAACGCCGCCGCCGTCATGTATTCGAAAAACGACGGGTATTCGGCGATGTTTGACGGGTCGAAAACCGAGTCCGCAACTCCGCGCAGTTTCGCCGCGTAGCCCACGAGGTCGGGCTTCGAAACGGGAACGCGGTTCACCTGAATGCGCTCGCCCAAATACGTCAGGTGCGGAGAGGTGAACATGCCGACGTTCAGCCCGCGCCCGCGCAAAACGCGTTCGAGCATTGCGCAGACGGAGCCTTTGCCGTTCGTTCCTGCGACGTGGATTTTCGGGTAGCCGTTCTGCGGGTTTCCGAGCGCGGCGCAGAACGCGCGAATGCGGTCGAGCGAATACTTCGAGCCGGCGTTGCGCAGCGCGTAGAGGAAGTCCTCTGTTTTTTCGAAAGCGGAAAAGTCGTTCATTTTAAACGGCGCATTTTGAACCCGACCGCCCGACGCTTCAACGCTAAAATTGCGAAGCGGCGATTTTCACCGCCGCCCCGCCGCGTTTTGCGGACTTTATTTCACCCTGATTTCGTTGTCGCCCGCGCGAAGTTTTGTCTTTGCGCCGCGCCATTCGAATTCGCCCCCGACGGGCGTTTTTATCGAGCCGTCGATTCCGCCTTCGAGGTTCTTTCTGAACATCACCCTGATTTCGCCTTTCGGGTGCGGAATTGTTCCCGAAATTTCCTTCAAGTCGCCCAGATTCGGCGACACGCGGATTTTCGAGAACCCGTAGTCGGCGGGCATCACGCCGCACACAAGCGACAGCAGATGGTAGTTGGGGCTTGAACTCCACGCGTGGCAGTCGGAGCGCGACGGTTCGGGAGTTTCGGCGAAAGTCGTAAGCCCCGCGCCGAGCATGTCGCGCCACTCGCGCAGCTGCGGCAGGTAGAGGTCGCCCATGCCGACCTTGCGGAGAGCCTCCATGAGGTAGAATTTGAAATAGATTGTGCACGGAGTCATCTCGCCGGATTCGAGGACTTTTTTCATCAGCGCGGGCTGTTCCGATTCGTCCAAAACGTCGGCGAGAATCGCCAAAATGTTGACGTGCTGGCTTGTGGATTTCGCGCCCGCGTAGTCGACAAAAATTCCGCGTTCGGCGTCCCAACACTTTTCGCGAACCGCCTTTGCGATTTCCTTGTAGCGGGCGTAAAATTCGTCGGCGTCGTTCGGGTAGCCCATTTTGCGCATGAGAACGGAGGCGTCGCGCATGGCAATCGCAAGCTGGAGGGTTGTTATCGCCGAGCCTTCGTTTTCGCCTTCGGGCGGAACGCCGTGCCACCAGCCCTCGGAATTTGCGCCCTTTGTCTTTTCGCTCCAATCGACGAAATTCCAGAACGGAAGCCTCGGTTTGAGCAGCCCGCCGTCGAGCTGTTTTGTGTACCACGCAAGCACGGAGCGGACGCCGATGAGCTTGTCGGAAAGGAAGTCGAAGTCGCCGCGGAACATGGCGTAGTCGCAAATCATTTCAATCCAGTAGAGGGAAAACGGCGGAATGAACTGCGTGAGGCTCGACGGAAAGCGCGACTGCGTTATGTTCAGGTGCGTGCGCGAATTGTCGAACGCGGTAATCGCCTGACGCATCAGCCTGTCGTCGCCGGAAACGTACAGCGAAATCAGAGCCTGAATGCGGGTGTCGCCCGCGTATTGAAGCTGCTCGTAGTAGGGGCAATCGACGTAGGTTTCGAGGGCGCAGAGACGCGCGGTGCGCCAACCGACCTCCCAAATCTTCGCAAGCGACGCGTCGTCGGAGTCGAACTTGCCGTTTTCCTCGAATGGGTAGCCCGTGAAAATTCCGTACATGTCCTCGATAACGAGCGGCTCGCCCTTTGTCTCGATGTCCAAGCCGACGTACCTGTACGTCCTGAACCACAGGGGCGAAAATTCGCGCGACGCCCCGCCGTCGGGACGGAATATGTCGAAGACTTCCTCGCTTGCGTTGAAGTCGCGCCCCTCGATTTCGTCGCGGTTGCCCTTGATTCCGCTCTTGTCGAACATGCCCTCGGCGTAGTTTACCTTTACAACCGCCCCCGCGCCCTTCGACGTTTTCAGCACGGGATACGCGTTCGTCAAAACGCCGTTGTCCAAAAGCACGCGGCACTTTGTGTTTGCGGGAATTTCGAACTTTTCGCCGGCTATGAAATTCGGGACGGCTTCGACCCCCGAAAAACGGCGCACGCTCTTCATGCGCACGGGCTTTTCCTCCATCTGGGGAATCTCGCGCGGAGTGAGGGCGCGCCCAGCCTCTCCCCAGGCCGAAGCGCAAGTGTACGCCGCGCCGACATACTGGGCGTTGCGCCAAGAGGAGTCGTCAAAGTCAGGCTCAGTCCAGCCCCAGTCGTACTTCGACGCGTCGATATTGTCGCCGGGGCCTGTGTACCAGCGGTTGCGGGTGGGCGAAAACGCCGCCGACTTTTTCATTTTCCACTTGGAGGGCGTTGCCACAAAGTTTTCGGCGTCAGTCGCGCCGTCGAGCACAAACGAAAGCCTCTCGGAAATCTGCGCCTTCGGTGCGTTCTTGCCCGCATGCCAGACGAGCGCGGCTATGACGTTTTTGCCAGACTTCAAATGCGGGGCGATGTCGAGCGTGTCGAAATACCACCTGTCGAGGTCGCCGCGGGCGGGCCCGCGCGCAACGCGCCTGCCGTTGACGTACAGCACAAAACGCTGGTCGGCGCTCACGTTGATTTTGAAGCTTTCGGGCTTTTTGGGCAAATCGAACGAGCGGCGGAAATGCAGCACGCGGTATTCGGGCGTGTAGTAGGCGGGGTCTCCCGCCCATTTTGCCGTCCAAATTTTTGTGTGGATTTTGCGGTCGAAGTCTTGCGGCGTCGCAAAAGCCGCAGCGCAAACCGCAAGCGCGGAAACGGTTAAAAGCAGTTTTCTCATATATAGTATCTTTTCAAATTCGATAAAAACAAACGGCGCATTATTGTCAACATATTCCAACAAAACTGTTATTCATCACACAATTTGCGATTTTGCTTTTCGGCGGCAGGCGCATTTTCCGCGCGGGGACAAAAAAACCGCAGAATCGACTGCGGTTCGAAGGGTAAATTCTGCGCGGGAAATATGCCTACTTTATCGATTTCGGCGCGGGCACGGAAGAGTCGAGCCGCAACTGCTCGTAGTACGCCGCCGCCTCCTTGTCGCCCTTTTTTGCGGCGGCGGCAAAAAGCTCCATGGCGCGTTTCGTGTCCTTCTTCACGCCCGTGCCGTTGGCATAGAGAATGCCGAGATAGCGCATGGCGTCGCGGTTGCCGAAGTCGGCGGCGGCAGTCCAAATCGAGAAGGCTTTTGCGAGGTCGGGCTTTACGCCCTCGCCCGTGAAGTAGCAGAGGGCAAGATATACCTGCGCCTGCAAATGCCCCTGCTCGGCGGCGGCTTTCCAAAGCTCGAACGCCTTTTGAGGGTCGCGCTCGCGCACGCCCTGCCCCTTTGCATAGGCAAAAGCAAGACAAAACTGAGCCTTGGGGTGGTTCTGCTTGGCGGCCTTGTCCCACCAGAAAACGGCAGTGTTGACGTCGGGCAAAACGGAAATTCCGCCACTGTACGCCTGCCCCATGAGGTATTGAGCCTCTGGGTCGCCGCGCTTGGCGGCTTCAAGCCAGTAGGCGACAGCCTTGGGCCCGTTGCGCTTTACGCCGTTTCCTGCGTACCAAGCCGCGCCGATGTTTGTCAAGGCGCGGGCATTGCCGTTTTGGGCGGCTTTCTCCCACCAGGCAAAAGCCGTCATGTAGCGGGGCGAGAACTTGCCGCCGCCGCCGTCGGCATAATATTCGCCGATTTCGTTCTGGGCAACGGCGTCGCCCTTTTCGGCAAGCTTCAACTTGGCGTCGAAATCAAACGCGTCGGCAAACACACACAACGCACACCCAATCGACATCAAACTTACTACTATTTTTTTCATTAACCCCGTATTCTATCGACATACAATATAAACAGTCAATTAGATATTGGAATAGATGAAAAGAAAAGCGGAAATCCACAAACTTGGAATCTCCGCTTACCAATAAGCCCAACTTTTATCCCAACGCATTTTAAAAATCTTCGCGCCGTGCGCTGTAATTTTAGAGGCGTCAAAATGCCCCTATAAGAGTGGCTTTGCGAGTGGCTCAGGGTGCGTGGCGTACGCGGCAATCCCTAAACTACGGTAGCTGTGCGAAACGCCCAACCAAACTTTTATCCCAAAGCATTTTAAAAATCTTCGCGCCGTGCGCTGACTTGTTAGAGGCGTCAAAGTGCCTGTATAAGGGCGGCTTTGCGCGCGGCACAGGGCGCGTAGCATACTTGGCGTATGTAAGCGGTCTGGGTCGCGCGTGAAACGCCCTTAGACTGGTGCTTTCACGCCTCGTCTACGATTTCGAAAAACACCGCCGGTTCTTTCAGCTTGGAGGTGTCGAGGTCTATTATCATCTTGCCGTCCCTTACCTCGAAGTTCACCTCTTCCGCCCTCTTGCCCGTGATTTTCAGCGCGTAAACTTTGTACTTTTTCGGGGCGAAAAGCCGCGCAAAAAAGTTCTGATCGGGCAGTTTGAATTCCGCCGAAAGCCTGCCAGTGCGCACGATAATCGGATACGAACCCACACTTACGAGCGTCATGCGGTCCATCGAAAGCTCGCAGCCGGTGGAGGCGTTGTCGGTGTTATAGACAAGCACCATTCTGCCGCTGTCGGCAAGCGGCCTGCCGTCCACGGACACAACCGCGACCGACGCGGGAACGCTCGACGACTTCACCGAAAGCCTGTCGAGATTGATGTCGCGCGTGTTTTCCTTGACGACGACTGCCTCCGACTTCGGCGTGATAACCTTGACCGTTCCCGCGTTCAAATCGAGCGTGATTTCCTTCGTGTCGGTTTGATAGATGTTTTTTGCGGGGTCGGAGATGTTGTCGGCAGTGAGGATTCTGTCGCGTTTGAGGGTCTTGGCGGCGGCGGCTATGTCGAAGTCCTTTTTCTCCATTGCGGGAGCGGGACCAGAGCCGTTGCCCCAAATGTTTTTCGCCGCGCCCATGGGCTTCCATTTGATGTCGGCGGGCTTTACGGGAATGTTTTTCAGCTCGTCGATTTTCCGCGCTGAGGGGAAATCGATGCCGAAGCCCGTCATGAACGCAAGCTTCGCCTGCTCGTGGTTCATGCCGCGCCCAATCAGCGGCGACGACTCGACATACTCCTTGTTGTAGACGACGTCCACCCTGTGCGGGCTGGGCTTGACGTCGCCGCGGTAGAACAGGAAGCAGCTGAGAAATTCGTTGGCGCGGTAGACGGGCGAGTTGAACACTTCGAAAGAGCCGAGCCTATGCGGAGCCAACGTGGAAACGGCTTCGTCGTGGACGGTGAGGTTGTCGAAATCCTGAAAGGCGGAGTACGCGGGGAAGAGGACGCCCGCCTCGTGCTTGTACTGGTTCCAGTGCGAGTGCTGGTATTCGGTTAC
The Opitutia bacterium KCR 482 genome window above contains:
- a CDS encoding alpha-L-rhamnosidase N-terminal domain-containing protein translates to MRKLLLTVSALAVCAAAFATPQDFDRKIHTKIWTAKWAGDPAYYTPEYRVLHFRRSFDLPKKPESFKINVSADQRFVLYVNGRRVARGPARGDLDRWYFDTLDIAPHLKSGKNVIAALVWHAGKNAPKAQISERLSFVLDGATDAENFVATPSKWKMKKSAAFSPTRNRWYTGPGDNIDASKYDWGWTEPDFDDSSWRNAQYVGAAYTCASAWGEAGRALTPREIPQMEEKPVRMKSVRRFSGVEAVPNFIAGEKFEIPANTKCRVLLDNGVLTNAYPVLKTSKGAGAVVKVNYAEGMFDKSGIKGNRDEIEGRDFNASEEVFDIFRPDGGASREFSPLWFRTYRYVGLDIETKGEPLVIEDMYGIFTGYPFEENGKFDSDDASLAKIWEVGWRTARLCALETYVDCPYYEQLQYAGDTRIQALISLYVSGDDRLMRQAITAFDNSRTHLNITQSRFPSSLTQFIPPFSLYWIEMICDYAMFRGDFDFLSDKLIGVRSVLAWYTKQLDGGLLKPRLPFWNFVDWSEKTKGANSEGWWHGVPPEGENEGSAITTLQLAIAMRDASVLMRKMGYPNDADEFYARYKEIAKAVREKCWDAERGIFVDYAGAKSTSQHVNILAILADVLDESEQPALMKKVLESGEMTPCTIYFKFYLMEALRKVGMGDLYLPQLREWRDMLGAGLTTFAETPEPSRSDCHAWSSSPNYHLLSLVCGVMPADYGFSKIRVSPNLGDLKEISGTIPHPKGEIRVMFRKNLEGGIDGSIKTPVGGEFEWRGAKTKLRAGDNEIRVK
- a CDS encoding tetratricopeptide repeat protein — encoded protein: MKKIVVSLMSIGCALCVFADAFDFDAKLKLAEKGDAVAQNEIGEYYADGGGGKFSPRYMTAFAWWEKAAQNGNARALTNIGAAWYAGNGVKRNGPKAVAYWLEAAKRGDPEAQYLMGQAYSGGISVLPDVNTAVFWWDKAAKQNHPKAQFCLAFAYAKGQGVRERDPQKAFELWKAAAEQGHLQAQVYLALCYFTGEGVKPDLAKAFSIWTAAADFGNRDAMRYLGILYANGTGVKKDTKRAMELFAAAAKKGDKEAAAYYEQLRLDSSVPAPKSIK
- the alr gene encoding alanine racemase, with amino-acid sequence MVADKIVNKHILRSWIEVDFDRLESNVRSIKNSLPKGVKYVAVVKADAYGHCMPQALVRFLRGGADLFAVANLYEASRVREVVSDRQVLVLSPILKEERPLVFDYGATPAVSSYAEAQAFDELAAKRGKILGAHIKLDTGMGRAGVWHEKADEVFPKILSLPHLKINGIFSHLSSADTDRDYTFGQVEIFRKVVCKYGSPDMLLHIHNSAGLSYIPIEPPLNAVRMGLVQYGINPFDDGGGFESLGLRSVLAFKARILAVGERGGKKIASVCAGYADGVPAGFNSDARVLVGGKRCKILDCVGLDEMYIDVSGVDAHVGDEVSFIGEQNGAEISLADYSRWTSRIPWETMVAIPRRVDRILK
- a CDS encoding YraN family protein, with protein sequence MFERIFEIFRRNETPAARIGRLGENAAAKFLAGEGMKIVARNFRSGHGEIDIVARDAGCLVFVEVKTRSENAVVDGYYAAVSKKKLAVLRKCARAFMSRMPNKPDNWRFDAVEVRHDRDGKPVSVRHFPNVG
- a CDS encoding folylpolyglutamate synthase/dihydrofolate synthase family protein, whose product is MNDFSAFEKTEDFLYALRNAGSKYSLDRIRAFCAALGNPQNGYPKIHVAGTNGKGSVCAMLERVLRGRGLNVGMFTSPHLTYLGERIQVNRVPVSKPDLVGYAAKLRGVADSVFDPSNIAEYPSFFEYMTAAAFLYFSEKNVDCAVVEVGLGGRLDSTNIILPELSVITSVGLDHIQMLGSTVAEIAREKAGIIKEGVPVVCGFLPPEAMRVAEEVAAEKHAPLYKAEDFFPNDSDLPETSLYGYYQRRNAATAVLCARVLRERAAAGVAPQIFSRLEESAARSALLDVSWAARWQKIPLANGAELILDASHNEEGARTLESNLASLPKSVRPVIAVGVLGEERAVPLLKVVKKYARKIILLVPDQPRALGFAALRKCLGECPVEIVEAKVSDVFGAGNACAAVSRGETIVSTGSIYLAGEVLAALSGGESDNLQDIPYK